A stretch of the Pelmatolapia mariae isolate MD_Pm_ZW linkage group LG23, Pm_UMD_F_2, whole genome shotgun sequence genome encodes the following:
- the LOC134621382 gene encoding OX-2 membrane glycoprotein-like, with product MSFFGVLLYVVAVFISGAFEKALTAVIQTQQTVLAAVGEDAEFSCQLLETKDVLQVTWQKISHDVETNVATYSKFYGQRVNDGFTDKVEFKHTGLQNCSIVIRNVMQQDEGCYHCLFNTYPEGSFTGTPCLQVYELHEPVVDVRESNSTEEWVVSCSATGRPAPTVTLSVSQQDLNLSQYNTVSVSNTNATFTVTTTAVLSGSCKHSTQVGCAARVLSAPQREVTVTTPDDDDGLDEKSNHINFGSRTLVILSSAALLFACVSALIFVWLRKKSQSSQSHRPVEMNDMAT from the exons CTCTAACAGCAgtgatccaaacacagcagactGTGCTGGCAGCAGTGGGAGAAGATGCTGAATTCAGCTGTCAGCTCTTGGAGACTAAAGATGTCCTTCAGGTCACATGGCAGAAAATCTCACATGATGTGGAGACAAATGTTGCCACCTACAGCAAGTTCTATGGTCAGAGAGTGAATGATGGCTTTACAGATAAAGTTGAGTTTAAACATACTGGACTACAGAACTGCTCCATAGTCATCAGGAATGTGATGCAGCAGGATGAAGGCTGCTATCACTGTCTTTTTAACACTTATCCTGAAGGCTCATTCACAGGTACACCCTGCCTCCAAGTCTATG AGCTGCATGAACctgttgttgatgtcagagagtCAAACTCTACTGAAGAGTGGGTTGTTTCCTGTTCAGCCACTGGTCGACCTGCTCCCACTGTAACACTCAGTGTCTCACAACAAGACCTCAACTTGTCACAGTACAACActgtcagtgtgtccaacacCAACGCTACATTCACTGTCACCACTACAGCTGTGCTCTCAGGTTCATGTAAACACAGCACACAGGTGGGATGTGCAGCACGAGTTCTCTCTGCTCCTCAGAGAGAGGTGACTGTCACGACtccagatgatgatgatg GTTTGGATGAGAAATCTAATCACATAAATTTCG GATCCAGGACTTTAGTCATTCTATCCTCTGCTGCGTTGTTGTTTGCCTGTGTTTCTGCACTCATCTTTGTCTGGCTTAGAAAGAAATCTCAGAGCAG TCAGTCACATCGGCCGGTTGAGATGAATGACATGGCTACCTGA